Proteins from a single region of Mustela erminea isolate mMusErm1 chromosome X, mMusErm1.Pri, whole genome shotgun sequence:
- the LOC116583452 gene encoding LOW QUALITY PROTEIN: TATA box-binding protein-like protein 1 (The sequence of the model RefSeq protein was modified relative to this genomic sequence to represent the inferred CDS: inserted 1 base in 1 codon), with protein sequence MDADSDVALDIIITNVVCVFRTRCHLNLRKIALEGVNVIYKRDVGKVLMKLRKPRITATIWSSGKIICTGATSEEEAKFDARRLARSLQKLGFQVIFTXFKVVNVLAVCNMPFEIRLPELTKNNRPHASYEPELHPAVCYRIKSLRAVLQIFSTGSITVTGPNVKAIATAVEQIYPFVFESRKEIL encoded by the exons ATGGATGCAGACAGTGATGTTGCATTGGACATTATAATTACAAATGTAGTCTGTGTTTTTAGAACAAGATGTCATTTGAACTTAAGGAAGATTGCTTTGGAGGGAGTAAATGTAATTTATAAGCGTGATGTTGGAAAAGTATTAATGAAGCTGAGAAAACCTAGAATTACAGCTACAATTTGGTCCTCAGGAAAAATTATTTGCACTGGAGCAACAAGTGAAGAAGAAGCTAAATTTGATGCCAGACGTTTAGCCCGCAGTCTTCAGAAACTAGGTTTTCAGGTAATATTTA GATTTAAGGTTGTGAACGTTTTGGCGGTGTGTAACATGCCGTTTGAAATCCGTTTGCCGGAATTAACGAAGAACAACAGACCTCATGCCAGTTACGAACCTGAACTTCATCCTGCTGTGTGCTATCGGATAAAATCTCTAAGAGCTGTATTACAGATTTTTTCAACAGGAAGTATCACAGTAACAGGGCCCAACGTAAAGGCTATTGCGACTGCTGTGGAACAGATTTACCCATTTGTGtttgaaagcaggaaagaaattttataa